In Artemia franciscana chromosome 4, ASM3288406v1, whole genome shotgun sequence, a single window of DNA contains:
- the LOC136025728 gene encoding uncharacterized protein LOC136025728 — protein sequence MESFLVIFQLHDIEAITRATKLLSQQLHAVAINLVISRSRTLIQATRSKLTDLRSDASFVSLFKKAKEFETELEIEVPAVNGPATRSSSVGSFRKFCIYGSASPSLLSKLDVLQNSAIRTAYGGRSTTPIPFLLSESGLEDLESRRNIAFLRYIRRILLAGKNHPVKSRIIKTGRACTKNPKKVRNQLNFWEKAAEISASKDVNLKTSEFLSICEVPDIAPWEIIEPKCNLLFPTKERDMDMELKIMLNDKYKNYIEIYTDGSKLESPTAVGAAFWIPKMKVVRKYKLYPEVSVFVAEAYAILKALEFAESMEDHEDILICSDSMSVLEALKNFGRSRDPSREIVACYQKLLGMLKRRKISFQWVPAHVGIKGNERVDREAKTAALEGQSELDFPTPRIATQIEQMIKTIRDQSFQDNLNLSGNLFVTTKERRKREVVIYKFLNRWQSRIVFRLRSGHAGVRSYKARFEGASERCEFCDVEETIEHLLLECDRYASERKEIVEFFRVRSIKPSVYHILGGLTTSEDKVQILQLVTKYLEEIHQDFRL from the exons ATGGAATCGTTCCTTGTTATATTCCAATTGCACGACATAGAAGCAATTACGCGAGCGACGAAATTGCTGTCTCAGCAACTCCATGCCGTCGCCATCAACTTGGTTATTTCTCGATCGCGCACCCTGATTCAAGCCACAAGAAGCAAACTCACCGACCTgcgttcagatgcttcatttgtatcgcttttcaagaaggctaaagagtttgaaacagaactcgaaattgaagtacctgctgtgaatggACCCGCGACTAGATcctcctctgttg GgagttttagaaaattttgtatatatggATCTGCTAGTCCATCACTTTTGAGTAAGCTGGATGTCTTGCAAAACTCAGCTATCAGAACTGCTTACGGAGGTAGAAGTACGACTCCAATTCCCTTTTTACTATCGGAAAGTGGCTTAGAAGACCTTGAATCGAGAAGAAACATAGCCTTTTTGAGATACATTAGAAGAATATTGCTCGCGGGTAAAAATCATCCTGTGAAATCACGAATCATAAAGACAGGAAGAGCATGCACCAAGAATCCAAAGAAGGTTAGAAATCAActtaatttttgggaaaaggCTGCAGAAATTTCAGCATCCAAAGatgtaaatttaaaaacttcagAATTTTTAAGCATATGTGAAGTTCCTGATATTGCTCCTTGGGAAATAATCGAGCCAAAATGCAATCTATTATTTCCTACAAAAGAACGTGATATGGACATGGAACTCAAAATAATGCTAAACGACAAGTataaaaattacattgaaaTATATACTGACGGTTCGAAGTTGGAGAGCCCTACAGCCGTTGGTGCTGCATTTTGGATTCCAAAAATGAAAGTtgtcagaaaatataaattgtacCCTGAGGTATCAGTGTTTGTTGCTGAAGCATATGCCATTTTGAAAGCATTGGAGTTTGCAGAAAGTATGGAAGACCATGAGGACATTCTGATATGTTCTGACTCAATGAGTGTCTTGGaagcattaaaaaattttggaaggtCTAGAGATCCATCAAGAGAAATAGTGGCTTGCTACCAAAAATTGTTAGGGATGTTAAAAAGAAGgaagatttcgtttcagtgggTTCCCGCCCATGTGGGAATTAAAGGGAATGAGAGAGTAGATAGAGAAGCCAAAACTGCCGCACTAGAAGGTCAGAGTGAGTTGGATTTTCCTACTCCAAGAATTGCAACTCAAATAGAGCAAATGATTAAAACAATCCGCGATCAAAGCTTCCAGGATAACCTGAACTTATCAGGAAATTTGTTTGTAACTACAAAGGAGAGGCGCAAGAGAGAAGttgtaatatataaatttttgaatagatGGCAATCAAGAATCGTATTTAGACTCAGATCTGGTCATGCTGGGGTTCGAAGTTATAAAGCAAGGTTTGAAGGAGCTTCAGAAAGATGTGAATTTTGTGACGTTGAAGAAACTATTGAGCATTTACTTCTCGAGTGTGATAGATATGCGAGTGAAAGGAAGGAAATAGTGGAATTTTTTCGTGTAAGAAGCATTAAGCCAAGTGTATATCATATTCTGGGTGGTCTCACTACATCAGAAGACAAAGTGCAGATACTTCAACTTGTTACAAAGTACTTAGAAGAAATCCACCAAGACTTTAGACTTTGA